A stretch of DNA from Streptomyces gobiensis:
CGGTGCCCTCGGGGCGCAGGGCCAGCTCATCACCGCCCTTGGTGGTGAGGGTGTACATCTCCTTGGTCACGATGTCGGTGGACTCACCGACGCCGCGGGCGAAGAGGGCGGCCTGTTCAAAGCCGGGCGTCTCGATATAGCCGTATCCCGCGCGCTTGAGTGGCGCGGCGATCGCCTCGCGCACCGCCAGATAATCAGCCGAATCCGGTGGAATCAGGTCATACGTGCCCTTAGGGGCGGAAAAAGTGCTCACGGATTGTTCTCGCTACATTCCTCGTCGTGGGGCGGCCGTCGCGCCGCCGCCAGGGCCGCCCGCTGCCACATCCCGCATAAAGGGATTGGTGGCGCGTTCGCGGCCGATGGTGGTCTGGGGGCCATGGCCGGACAGCACCACGGTCGAGTCATCGAGCGGCAGGCACACCCGTGCCAGCGATCCGAGGAGCTCGGCGTGGTCGCCGCCGGGCAGATCGGTACGTCCGACGGAGCCGGCGAACAGCAGGTCGCCCGAGAAGAAGACCGGTGGAACGTCGTCCTGCTCGGGCAGCTTGAAGGTCACCGACCCCTTGGTATGACCTGGCGCGTGTGCGACGGTCAGCTCCAGACCGGCCAGCTCCAACCGCGATCCGTCCGTGAGCTCCTGGACATCGTCCGGCTCTCCCACGGTCAGCTCGCCCATCAACGGCTGCCCGATGGAGCGGCCCAGCCCCTTCTCCGGGTCGCTCATCATGTAGCGGTCGGCGGGGTGGATCCAGGCCGGGACACCGTGGGCACCGCAAACGGGCACCACCGAGGCCACATGGTCGAGATGGCCATGGGTGAGCACCACGGCGACCGGCTTCAGCCGGTGCTTGGCGATGGCCTCCTCGACACCTTCGGCGGCCTGGTGGCCTGGGTCGATGATCACGCACTCCTCACCAGCGGCGGGGGCGACCAGATAACAATTGGTCCCCCAGGCCCCGGCGGGGAACCCGGCAATGAGCACGATCGTCCTTCAGTCGTCCGGCAGAGGGTTGGGCAGTTCAGAGCCTACCGGCGGCGGCGCGGCCGTCGCGAACCCGTATACGGTACGGGCAACCTCTGGCACGTATGTACGCATGGTCCGAAGGAGACGTCCCGTGGTCAGCAGTGAGCAGCGGCGCAAGCAGCTCGCGCAGCAGAAGCTCGCCCGCCAGGAGCAGCGGCGGGCCGCCGCGCGCCGGAAGGCGCGGATCCGGAACTCAGCGATCGCGGGCGGACTCGTCCTGGTGCTCGCGGCGGGCATCGTGTATGCCACGGGCGCGCTGGGCGGCGACAGGAACGACGACGGGGAGAAGGACAGTGGAGACACCAAGGCCTCCTCGGATCTCTGCGAGAAGCCCGCGAAGGGCGAGCCGAACGGCAAGCAGTGGAAGAAAGAGCCGAAGATGGCGATCGACACCTCAGCGTCGTACGTCATGAACCTCGAGACCACATGCGGCGATATCGGCATCAAGCTGGACGCCGCGAAGGCACCGCGTACCGTGAA
This window harbors:
- a CDS encoding MBL fold metallo-hydrolase, with translation MLIAGFPAGAWGTNCYLVAPAAGEECVIIDPGHQAAEGVEEAIAKHRLKPVAVVLTHGHLDHVASVVPVCGAHGVPAWIHPADRYMMSDPEKGLGRSIGQPLMGELTVGEPDDVQELTDGSRLELAGLELTVAHAPGHTKGSVTFKLPEQDDVPPVFFSGDLLFAGSVGRTDLPGGDHAELLGSLARVCLPLDDSTVVLSGHGPQTTIGRERATNPFMRDVAAGGPGGGATAAPRRGM